One Cohnella candidum genomic region harbors:
- a CDS encoding GtrA family protein: MLSKEKIRMAKFVLVGMMNTGVDFAVFVSLVYGLSFSSALAQLVSYVIGVINSYVWNRKWTFQASGNGSVTEAVRFVVLTGTSFAAATALLLVLQHGFGWSPILAKAASVFVSMVVNYAGSRFWVFRMESRETRTE; encoded by the coding sequence ATGTTAAGCAAAGAAAAAATCAGGATGGCGAAGTTTGTGCTCGTGGGGATGATGAACACGGGCGTCGATTTCGCCGTTTTTGTTAGTTTGGTGTACGGGTTGAGTTTTTCGTCCGCGTTGGCTCAGTTAGTGTCATACGTGATTGGCGTTATCAATAGCTATGTTTGGAACCGCAAATGGACCTTTCAGGCTTCCGGAAACGGCAGCGTAACCGAAGCGGTTCGCTTCGTCGTCCTGACCGGGACTTCTTTCGCCGCCGCAACTGCCTTGCTTCTTGTTCTGCAGCACGGCTTCGGGTGGTCGCCGATTTTGGCGAAAGCGGCATCCGTCTTTGTCTCTATGGTGGTGAATTACGCGGGAAGCCGATTTTGGGTGTTCCGGATGGAAAGCAGGGAAACTCGGACAGAATAA
- a CDS encoding alpha/beta fold hydrolase: MPLTHANGVEFHYHLQGKGTAVVFLHPACIGSRVFTYLRNDLSQDHRTLLFDFRGHGRSGGSSGKITMPLLVEDTCRLMDALDMSSAYLCAYSASSLVALEAMLTHPDRFRGAILLSGMAEAAGWRTKTKLRFGSIAARMRARELLAYPQLWKNSDSIETYRRLRKEMAGGHLNHWRDYMDSIRGYSAVARLPEIEQPVLIVCGERDEEAKRHARVLQQGLPNDSTVFLPGRSHALPTYGSEEVGPLIRGWLYAQEGRRPEMRDDSSLNDNDHLIAQMELRANEYTEMFQR; encoded by the coding sequence ATGCCCCTGACCCATGCGAACGGCGTTGAATTCCATTATCACCTGCAAGGTAAAGGAACGGCGGTCGTCTTCCTGCATCCGGCCTGTATCGGAAGCCGGGTGTTCACTTATTTGCGCAACGATTTATCGCAGGATCACCGCACGCTGTTGTTCGACTTCCGCGGACATGGCCGAAGCGGCGGTTCTTCCGGCAAAATCACGATGCCGCTTCTGGTGGAAGACACTTGCCGCCTCATGGACGCGCTTGATATGTCCTCGGCATATTTATGTGCCTATTCGGCGAGCTCCTTGGTGGCGCTTGAAGCGATGTTGACGCATCCAGACCGATTCCGCGGGGCGATTCTTCTAAGCGGGATGGCGGAAGCCGCGGGCTGGAGAACGAAAACAAAGCTGCGGTTCGGCAGCATCGCGGCGCGGATGCGGGCCAGAGAGCTGCTGGCATACCCTCAGCTCTGGAAAAATTCCGACAGCATCGAGACGTACCGCCGTCTCCGCAAAGAAATGGCCGGCGGTCACCTGAACCATTGGCGGGATTACATGGATAGCATCCGGGGATATTCGGCCGTCGCGAGGCTGCCCGAAATCGAACAGCCGGTGCTGATCGTCTGCGGGGAACGCGACGAGGAAGCGAAGCGGCATGCCCGCGTACTGCAGCAAGGGCTTCCTAACGATTCCACTGTGTTCTTGCCCGGCCGCAGCCATGCGCTTCCGACTTACGGCTCCGAGGAAGTCGGGCCGCTGATCCGGGGCTGGCTTTACGCGCAGGAGGGCAGGCGGCCGGAGATGAGGGATGATTCGAGTTTGAATGATAATGACCATTTGATTGCTCAGATGGAATTACGGGCAAACGAGTATACGGAAATGTTTCAACGTTAG
- a CDS encoding NAD-dependent epimerase/dehydratase family protein, whose product MDILVTGGAGFIGSHVVEALLENGHNVAVLDNLSNGFADRIPSDSVLYDLDICDPTISHVFRQFRPEIVVHLAAQTDVAASVARFSLDAQINIMGTLELLQKCAEFGIRKFIYASSAAVYGNPKSFYISEDHPLRPISPYGISKYAAELYVQRVAEEHGIDHTVLRYANVYGERQGEKSEGGVVSGFIRKLRNRERPIIFGTGEQTRDFIYVKDVAEANVAALTRGSGGTFNVGTGQRTSVLDLLRKLGEVTGIVPDPLYEPPRLGDILHNGLDIRLASEELGWAPRYSLIDGLKQTYDPYFIQSRI is encoded by the coding sequence ATGGACATCTTAGTTACCGGCGGGGCAGGATTTATCGGGTCGCATGTGGTTGAGGCGTTGTTGGAAAATGGGCATAACGTTGCGGTCCTCGACAATTTAAGCAATGGTTTCGCGGATCGTATCCCTTCGGATTCCGTTTTATATGACCTGGACATTTGCGATCCTACAATTTCTCATGTATTTCGCCAATTCCGACCCGAAATTGTGGTTCATCTTGCCGCGCAAACAGATGTTGCCGCTTCCGTTGCAAGATTTTCTCTTGATGCTCAGATCAACATCATGGGTACGCTGGAGTTATTGCAAAAGTGCGCTGAATTCGGAATACGAAAATTCATCTATGCATCCTCTGCCGCAGTTTACGGGAACCCGAAAAGCTTTTACATTTCAGAAGATCACCCGTTACGTCCTATCTCTCCGTACGGCATTTCCAAATATGCCGCCGAGCTCTATGTTCAAAGAGTCGCTGAAGAGCACGGCATCGACCATACGGTATTACGTTATGCCAATGTGTATGGGGAAAGGCAAGGAGAGAAATCGGAAGGGGGAGTGGTTTCCGGCTTTATTCGGAAGCTGAGAAATCGTGAAAGGCCGATTATTTTTGGAACCGGTGAGCAAACGAGGGATTTTATATACGTGAAAGACGTAGCAGAAGCGAATGTGGCTGCTTTGACACGGGGATCGGGAGGGACCTTCAACGTTGGTACAGGGCAACGGACAAGCGTACTCGATCTTCTTCGAAAGTTAGGCGAAGTCACCGGCATCGTTCCCGATCCACTTTACGAACCCCCTCGGCTTGGAGACATCCTGCATAACGGTTTGGATATCCGTTTAGCTTCCGAAGAGCTTGGCTGGGCACCTCGGTATTCACTGATTGACGGGTTGAAACAAACCTATGATCCTTATTTCATCCAATCGCGGATATGA
- a CDS encoding endo alpha-1,4 polygalactosaminidase, with the protein MIDYGPPDKGLYRALSSFDLVIVEANHHAPEALQGLKENGTIVIGYLSVMESPRWNRDRWNLLLPEDFMKVGGQSQYLEQWDAFIMDIRQPHFRSVLLNEAAELIHGKHCDGIFLDTVDDIDTFAFNAGLYDELVVSFGHWMAQCKEALPSSILIQNRGFGSISKSAPFLDGFLWEDWSGEWKSNPWMRKQMKKIQSLIDHGITVFTVSESALSQHRSEAENAGFVHLTRSESYHIRDWMK; encoded by the coding sequence ATGATCGACTATGGTCCCCCTGATAAAGGTCTTTACCGGGCATTATCCAGCTTCGATCTTGTCATCGTCGAAGCCAATCACCATGCTCCCGAGGCGCTGCAAGGTTTAAAGGAAAATGGAACTATCGTGATCGGTTATTTAAGCGTAATGGAGAGTCCCAGATGGAACCGGGACCGATGGAACCTTCTGTTACCCGAAGATTTCATGAAAGTCGGCGGACAATCACAGTACTTGGAGCAATGGGATGCCTTTATCATGGACATACGACAGCCACATTTCCGTTCAGTTCTGTTGAATGAAGCCGCAGAGCTAATTCATGGCAAACATTGTGATGGCATCTTCCTTGATACTGTCGACGACATCGATACGTTCGCATTCAATGCCGGGTTGTACGATGAACTTGTAGTCTCATTCGGCCATTGGATGGCCCAGTGCAAAGAGGCCTTGCCCTCTTCAATCCTTATACAAAATCGTGGATTCGGTTCCATATCGAAATCCGCACCCTTTTTGGACGGCTTTCTCTGGGAAGATTGGAGTGGCGAATGGAAATCAAACCCTTGGATGCGAAAACAAATGAAAAAGATACAGTCGCTAATCGATCATGGGATTACGGTTTTCACCGTCTCTGAGTCGGCTCTAAGCCAGCACAGGTCCGAAGCAGAGAATGCTGGCTTCGTTCACTTGACCCGAAGCGAAAGTTATCATATCCGCGATTGGATGAAATAA
- the pelF gene encoding GT4 family glycosyltransferase PelF: protein MVRNNIRVLLTTEGTYPFHQGGVSTWCDTLVKKLPSVDFMIYSVLTDPFVTQKYKLPKSSGLIRMPLWGTEEPSEHLTVPFAQVYAAKRRTNEETVKAHFIPLFIQLIQEIVRPDKNPLRFSATLLDMYLYFQEYEYKNTFKSKAVWDEYKAFILNYSADPRNHLAQPDVYGLTQSLGWIYRFLNIINTPIPKVEVTHATAAAFCGIPCVIAKMKDKTPYLLTEHGVYLREQYLSLSKREYSSFLNTILVRFIHSITSMNYTMADQVSPVCEYNTRWEKTFGVPDHRLKVIHNGVDKLVFTEEAPPRNSHPTVVTIARIDPNKDIISLIRSASVVRETVPDVRFIVYGSIAVPEYYEECLELLKRLGLEETFLFAGHTDNMTAAYASADVIALSSTSEAFPYSVVEAMMVSRPVIATDVGGVGEALGDAGILVPPCNPKEMAKGIIRLIQDPDLRLEMGRDARQRALSYFTLDKVLESYLKSYIMLSLGIDSERQAEKKAVPIPQKHVPSPAVTQRLYANRAYALISVQLDREAIEQFRLAIRANPASPSVPVLYSEIAEAYNRLGNRELALIELENMRKWLFRDKRHESA from the coding sequence ATGGTGCGGAACAATATACGAGTTTTGCTGACTACAGAAGGCACCTATCCTTTCCATCAAGGCGGGGTCAGTACTTGGTGCGACACGCTGGTGAAAAAGCTTCCTTCCGTTGATTTCATGATATATAGCGTGCTTACGGATCCTTTTGTTACGCAGAAGTATAAACTTCCTAAAAGCAGCGGCTTGATCCGAATGCCCCTTTGGGGCACCGAAGAGCCGAGCGAGCATTTAACGGTTCCTTTTGCTCAAGTATACGCAGCAAAACGAAGAACGAATGAGGAAACGGTTAAAGCACACTTCATTCCACTGTTCATTCAATTAATTCAAGAGATCGTTCGGCCGGACAAGAATCCGCTTCGTTTCTCGGCAACTCTGCTGGATATGTATTTGTACTTCCAAGAGTACGAATATAAAAACACATTTAAATCTAAAGCGGTTTGGGATGAGTATAAGGCTTTCATTCTCAATTATTCGGCAGATCCTCGAAATCACTTGGCGCAACCTGATGTGTACGGTTTGACCCAAAGTCTCGGGTGGATATATCGATTTTTAAATATCATCAATACGCCGATTCCGAAAGTCGAAGTCACGCATGCTACGGCAGCTGCTTTTTGCGGAATTCCTTGCGTCATCGCCAAAATGAAGGACAAAACGCCATATCTTCTTACCGAGCATGGTGTTTATTTGAGGGAACAATATTTATCTTTATCAAAAAGGGAATATTCATCCTTCTTGAACACGATCTTGGTCCGTTTTATCCATAGCATCACCAGCATGAACTATACGATGGCTGACCAGGTTTCCCCAGTGTGTGAGTATAACACGCGGTGGGAAAAAACTTTCGGAGTTCCAGACCATCGTCTGAAAGTTATTCACAACGGAGTAGATAAGCTGGTGTTTACGGAGGAGGCTCCGCCTCGTAATTCACATCCGACTGTTGTCACTATCGCAAGGATTGATCCGAATAAAGATATCATCAGCTTAATCCGCTCGGCTTCAGTCGTACGGGAGACGGTGCCGGATGTACGCTTTATAGTCTATGGCTCAATAGCTGTGCCCGAATATTATGAAGAGTGCTTGGAGCTCTTGAAACGGCTCGGTTTGGAGGAAACTTTCCTCTTTGCTGGACATACGGACAATATGACAGCTGCTTATGCTTCTGCAGATGTGATCGCCCTATCCAGCACTTCAGAAGCATTTCCATATTCCGTGGTCGAAGCAATGATGGTCTCCCGTCCAGTCATCGCAACAGACGTCGGAGGCGTCGGGGAGGCATTGGGCGACGCGGGAATCCTAGTCCCTCCTTGCAATCCGAAGGAGATGGCAAAAGGAATCATCCGCCTTATACAAGATCCGGATCTTCGTTTGGAGATGGGACGGGACGCTAGACAAAGGGCTTTAAGTTATTTCACGCTGGATAAAGTGCTGGAGTCTTATTTGAAGAGCTATATTATGCTCTCCTTAGGTATCGACTCGGAGCGCCAGGCGGAAAAAAAAGCTGTGCCGATTCCGCAGAAGCATGTCCCATCGCCTGCTGTCACTCAGCGACTTTATGCAAACCGTGCATACGCCTTAATATCCGTGCAGCTTGATCGCGAGGCTATTGAACAGTTTCGACTGGCCATACGGGCAAACCCTGCATCACCTTCGGTGCCCGTTCTATATTCGGAAATCGCCGAAGCATATAACAGACTGGGCAATCGGGAATTAGCCCTTATTGAATTGGAGAATATGCGCAAGTGGCTGTTCAGAGATAAACGCCATGAGTCCGCATAG
- a CDS encoding HD-GYP domain-containing protein, which translates to MNISRFIDRGEQWALQLRQYFMEHFTLAVLLFIVVCVLCLAGFWIGMTRGKQYRKDLQKVTELLGNLDVSKGLEKNLTIFLEMASEFVLARTYTFYVKDAKNGCYVLKAVRHQSVDFGKVKPSYSGLTGYQKESYQPPVTLPLDALPRRTGIVKEGEVPLLSIPLKSGTGVIRIAPLRSASAKAKRGLSAFATYLEKLVDMLMESEMLKMQAEISHHSVQALKTISDVTSDHKTTVSIMLETFLRATSGRSAVFLLEKLGFRQVQTAGLSANAAIKLQSVLSYNGFALPRGQEAIVVSRGEPDFIQLPSEFTENEVQSVVGVQLQTSIGTAMLLVGYEEKMNKEQLVRFGIDQLITVIKSMTTVLESQEPLRQLSSAHIQLFHSLARMLDDSSPYTVGYSEQMNRYSVVIAQQLGMEEDEIRDVGLAAYLSHIGVIGISNDLYQKEGKYTEIEFEKMKLHAEVGALMVGVTIGNPRVAEYIMHHHERMDGFGYPKGLKGEEIPLGARIIAVVQTFLAKINGRKSRDPLRFDQALHTLTAAAGTQLDPQVVTAFIQWFREKQKSPEVRGRSLGTCWEMCCTPESICEKCPAYHVPEVNCWEVEGNLCRNHGKSCDTCFVKTEYLTREYGNSAS; encoded by the coding sequence GTGAACATTAGCCGGTTCATCGATCGTGGGGAGCAATGGGCGCTCCAACTTCGGCAGTATTTTATGGAACATTTTACACTCGCGGTATTGCTGTTTATCGTGGTTTGCGTGTTATGCCTGGCGGGATTTTGGATAGGAATGACACGCGGAAAACAGTACCGAAAAGATCTTCAAAAAGTCACAGAATTACTGGGTAACCTGGATGTATCCAAGGGTTTAGAGAAAAACTTGACGATATTTCTTGAAATGGCGTCTGAGTTTGTTCTTGCCAGAACGTATACATTCTATGTGAAGGACGCCAAAAACGGATGTTACGTCCTGAAAGCGGTTCGCCATCAATCCGTTGATTTTGGAAAGGTCAAACCGTCTTACAGCGGGTTGACGGGATACCAGAAGGAATCCTATCAACCTCCCGTAACCCTGCCGCTGGATGCATTACCACGCAGGACAGGAATCGTAAAGGAAGGGGAGGTTCCATTACTTTCTATTCCCCTAAAAAGCGGTACGGGCGTAATACGTATCGCGCCACTCCGATCAGCTTCGGCGAAGGCCAAAAGAGGGCTCTCCGCTTTTGCGACTTACCTCGAAAAGCTAGTGGACATGCTCATGGAATCGGAAATGCTTAAAATGCAGGCGGAAATCAGCCACCATTCCGTACAGGCACTAAAAACGATTTCAGATGTGACGTCCGATCATAAAACGACCGTTTCGATCATGCTTGAAACCTTCCTGAGAGCGACCAGTGGAAGATCCGCCGTTTTCTTGCTGGAAAAACTGGGGTTCCGGCAAGTACAGACCGCTGGGCTCTCCGCCAATGCCGCCATAAAGCTTCAGTCTGTGCTTTCTTACAATGGGTTCGCATTGCCAAGAGGGCAAGAAGCAATTGTCGTTTCAAGAGGTGAACCCGATTTTATTCAACTTCCATCCGAATTTACCGAGAATGAGGTCCAATCGGTTGTCGGAGTTCAGTTGCAAACATCGATTGGAACCGCAATGCTTTTGGTGGGCTACGAGGAGAAAATGAACAAGGAACAGTTAGTCCGCTTCGGCATCGATCAATTGATCACGGTCATCAAAAGCATGACCACTGTCCTTGAAAGTCAAGAGCCGCTTCGTCAGCTTTCTTCGGCACATATCCAATTGTTTCACTCCCTCGCGCGGATGCTGGATGACTCTAGTCCGTATACAGTAGGATATTCGGAGCAAATGAACCGGTATTCCGTTGTTATCGCCCAACAGCTCGGAATGGAGGAAGATGAAATTCGAGACGTAGGTTTGGCTGCTTACCTCAGCCATATCGGCGTTATCGGCATCTCCAACGACCTTTATCAAAAAGAGGGCAAATATACGGAGATCGAGTTTGAAAAGATGAAGTTACATGCTGAAGTAGGAGCCCTAATGGTGGGCGTCACCATTGGTAATCCCCGCGTTGCCGAGTATATTATGCACCATCATGAACGTATGGACGGCTTCGGTTATCCGAAGGGACTTAAAGGAGAAGAAATCCCTTTGGGTGCCCGGATCATAGCAGTGGTCCAAACATTCCTCGCCAAGATTAACGGCCGTAAATCCCGTGATCCTTTACGGTTCGATCAAGCTCTTCACACATTAACGGCGGCAGCGGGGACACAACTCGATCCGCAAGTCGTCACGGCTTTCATTCAGTGGTTTAGGGAGAAACAAAAATCGCCGGAAGTCAGGGGACGCTCGTTAGGAACTTGTTGGGAAATGTGCTGTACGCCCGAGAGCATATGTGAAAAGTGCCCAGCCTATCACGTACCCGAGGTGAATTGCTGGGAAGTCGAAGGTAATCTATGCCGCAATCACGGCAAATCATGTGACACCTGTTTTGTCAAAACGGAATATTTGACGCGAGAGTATGGAAACAGCGCTTCTTAA
- a CDS encoding glycosyltransferase family 2 protein, protein MKKLIIIPAFNEAANIGKLLKELRTKMKDFDVVVINDGSMDETSAVCRKERTKVLDLPCNLGIGGAVQTGYQHGVSMGYDVIIQMDGDGQHDPEYLKALVAPVLTGEADIVIGSRFMEKQGYQSSFWRRGGIRFYTVLIRMLTGISVSDPTSGFRAVSREVAAYFAVSYPTDYPEPESIVSLNRLQYRIKEVPVRMRDRSGGKSSIRGVKTVYYMVKVTLAILIDLLKREHAEKRYVQGG, encoded by the coding sequence ATGAAAAAGCTGATTATCATACCCGCCTTTAACGAAGCTGCGAATATTGGAAAATTGCTAAAGGAACTACGTACCAAGATGAAGGATTTCGACGTAGTAGTCATCAATGACGGATCTATGGACGAGACCTCAGCCGTTTGCAGAAAGGAACGTACGAAAGTGCTCGATTTGCCCTGCAATCTCGGAATCGGGGGAGCTGTTCAAACCGGTTATCAACATGGGGTTAGCATGGGCTATGACGTAATCATCCAAATGGACGGCGACGGTCAACATGACCCTGAATACTTGAAGGCTCTGGTTGCGCCTGTTTTAACCGGAGAAGCCGATATTGTCATTGGATCTCGTTTTATGGAGAAGCAGGGTTACCAATCGTCATTTTGGAGAAGGGGAGGCATTCGTTTTTATACCGTGTTGATTCGAATGCTGACTGGGATATCGGTGTCGGACCCTACTTCGGGTTTTCGCGCCGTGAGTCGAGAAGTAGCAGCATATTTTGCAGTCTCCTACCCCACTGATTATCCTGAACCAGAATCGATTGTTTCTCTTAACAGGCTTCAATATCGAATCAAGGAAGTTCCAGTGAGAATGAGGGACAGGTCCGGAGGGAAATCGTCGATTCGCGGGGTTAAAACGGTTTACTACATGGTCAAAGTTACACTGGCTATCTTAATCGATTTGCTTAAGAGGGAACATGCGGAAAAACGGTATGTTCAGGGGGGGTAA
- a CDS encoding DUF2304 domain-containing protein yields MGHLKLQIFILIILAASNLYIVNSIRKNILELRHALLWILLGITLIVFVFFPGVWKFLAHFFGIIEPVNMLFLFAIFILFAIVYGLMMETSKLYKRNKMIAQELAKLKYAMENWNIAGQEAAISVESTLVNHPISPDKETL; encoded by the coding sequence ATGGGCCACTTAAAGCTTCAAATATTTATTTTGATTATATTAGCTGCGAGCAATCTTTATATCGTCAATTCCATTCGTAAAAATATATTGGAATTACGGCATGCGTTGCTGTGGATTCTCTTAGGCATCACTTTGATCGTTTTCGTGTTTTTTCCGGGAGTGTGGAAGTTTCTTGCCCATTTCTTCGGGATCATCGAACCAGTCAATATGTTATTCCTGTTTGCCATCTTTATCTTGTTCGCCATTGTTTATGGATTGATGATGGAAACTTCGAAACTTTATAAACGGAATAAAATGATTGCCCAAGAGCTCGCGAAATTGAAGTATGCCATGGAAAACTGGAATATCGCGGGACAGGAGGCTGCCATTTCGGTGGAGTCCACTCTGGTGAATCACCCGATCTCGCCGGATAAGGAGACCCTATGA
- a CDS encoding phosphatase PAP2 family protein, whose protein sequence is MRRLKAVLFTLEFHEWLCILMVMFLIVLYQTGLSGWGIGYSIAHIWEEGSPITKLFFLLLILLGIVTRFLTAGPIKEFGSFLFRMMGAFMVMLFCFESVIYFIEERNLPLLDVRLLQWDAWLFGGKQPAEWLEPITTPFLTYILSTVYLLWFPMVYGTVMLMYIKGKKAVVEYVCFALMTYYIGYLIYLIVPGIGPLYVYDFSTPIGGLTAMMTEGKLIQPAADVFPSLHTGISVVMLIQVWRRYRIWTWVYGPLTVLIICSTIYLRIHYAVDVFAGIILSIAIAYLCPFVLRKWEDGRSKISMPMSTILESEHSERLQTMEV, encoded by the coding sequence ATGAGAAGATTAAAAGCTGTCCTCTTCACTCTTGAATTTCATGAGTGGCTATGTATCCTAATGGTTATGTTTTTGATTGTCCTTTATCAAACGGGCTTATCGGGATGGGGAATCGGATATTCCATCGCCCATATATGGGAAGAAGGCAGTCCGATCACAAAATTGTTTTTTTTGTTGCTCATTTTGCTCGGAATCGTGACTCGTTTTCTCACCGCCGGCCCCATCAAAGAATTCGGTTCGTTCCTGTTTCGTATGATGGGAGCGTTCATGGTCATGCTTTTTTGTTTTGAGTCCGTGATTTACTTCATCGAGGAGCGAAACTTACCTTTACTGGACGTTAGGCTTCTCCAATGGGATGCGTGGTTGTTTGGAGGTAAACAACCTGCTGAGTGGCTTGAGCCCATTACAACTCCGTTCTTGACTTATATATTGAGCACAGTTTACTTATTGTGGTTTCCCATGGTCTATGGAACCGTTATGTTGATGTACATAAAAGGTAAAAAGGCCGTTGTCGAGTATGTTTGCTTCGCTCTTATGACTTATTATATCGGTTATTTAATTTATTTAATTGTTCCAGGAATCGGTCCCTTATACGTTTATGATTTTTCCACTCCCATCGGCGGGTTAACCGCGATGATGACCGAAGGCAAGCTGATTCAGCCTGCAGCGGATGTTTTCCCCAGCTTACATACGGGAATTTCAGTCGTGATGCTCATTCAAGTTTGGAGAAGATATCGGATTTGGACGTGGGTTTATGGTCCCTTAACAGTATTGATTATTTGCTCAACAATATATCTTCGAATTCATTATGCGGTTGATGTATTCGCTGGGATCATTTTATCGATCGCGATTGCCTACCTTTGCCCTTTTGTTTTGCGAAAATGGGAAGATGGCAGAAGCAAGATCTCCATGCCAATGAGCACGATTCTTGAATCGGAACATAGCGAGAGATTACAAACGATGGAAGTATAG
- a CDS encoding DnaD domain protein has product MRVSNILEFTENHRYFTGRQFSLGGLDRKQFVLFYQPMIGAFAAGLYHFLYHSVSDDETGYGGLEPQRKMFLGLGLEPNAAGRKTLIEASSKLEAVGLLQVFRHDNPLTEETVYEYSLLRPLPAAEFFSNLHLTLLLRDKIGKPALLELRQNLLPTPPAELARFVNREEITVPFYELFRIGTGPVDPELESGWTESATAREPAKAPDRIRHADMLLRFPRGSVNRILVERLGRAPESMAQLNFLAYKYDLEVPEICRLLDEDGIFASDGTLKWEELNRRAHSIYRQDRKRDEERERFLARGESRLELSDEGGQTAVSLQSTAQLLDVPSRFGDMLSKESYNDMLRREPYTRMLERHFPGAVPDSFVRIFERIDLNYKLPEPVINVLIHYVFGMKHTQRLTHAFIDSIASNMLAKGIHSYELAAAYIQEQEKLNATLERRRRGEETSSSSYGNRSKTQPKRKPSMPVVEDKEPAKELSTEEQERLLELARKLKSDR; this is encoded by the coding sequence ATGCGCGTATCGAATATCCTCGAATTTACCGAAAACCATCGGTACTTCACCGGGCGACAATTCTCGCTCGGAGGGCTAGACCGGAAGCAATTCGTATTATTTTACCAACCGATGATCGGCGCATTCGCGGCCGGTCTCTATCATTTTCTCTACCATTCCGTGAGCGATGACGAGACGGGGTACGGCGGGCTGGAGCCGCAGAGAAAGATGTTTCTCGGACTCGGCTTGGAACCGAACGCTGCCGGACGGAAAACGCTCATTGAGGCTTCGTCCAAGTTGGAAGCAGTGGGACTGCTTCAAGTGTTCAGGCATGACAATCCGCTGACGGAAGAAACCGTCTATGAATATTCGCTGCTGCGTCCATTGCCGGCTGCGGAATTTTTTTCGAACTTGCATCTGACCTTGCTGCTTCGCGATAAGATCGGCAAACCCGCTTTGCTGGAGCTTCGCCAAAATCTGCTGCCGACGCCCCCGGCCGAACTTGCCCGCTTCGTGAACCGGGAGGAAATCACCGTTCCGTTCTACGAGCTGTTCCGCATCGGGACGGGCCCCGTCGACCCCGAGCTGGAGTCGGGATGGACCGAAAGCGCGACGGCCCGCGAACCGGCCAAAGCGCCGGACCGGATCCGGCACGCCGACATGCTGCTGCGTTTCCCGCGCGGTTCCGTCAACCGGATACTGGTGGAACGCTTGGGCCGGGCGCCGGAGTCGATGGCCCAGTTGAATTTTCTGGCGTATAAATATGATCTCGAAGTACCGGAAATTTGCCGGCTGTTGGACGAGGACGGCATATTCGCTTCGGACGGAACCCTCAAATGGGAAGAACTGAACCGCCGTGCCCACTCGATCTATCGTCAGGACCGCAAACGAGATGAAGAAAGAGAGAGGTTCCTCGCAAGGGGCGAAAGCCGTCTTGAGCTTTCCGACGAGGGCGGGCAGACTGCGGTTTCCTTGCAATCGACTGCTCAATTGCTGGACGTGCCATCGCGATTTGGTGATATGTTGTCGAAGGAAAGCTACAATGACATGCTCCGGAGGGAGCCTTACACCCGAATGCTCGAGAGACATTTCCCGGGCGCGGTGCCGGATTCGTTCGTGCGGATTTTCGAGCGAATCGACTTGAATTACAAGCTGCCCGAGCCGGTGATCAATGTTTTGATCCATTACGTGTTCGGGATGAAGCATACCCAACGGTTAACCCACGCGTTCATCGACTCCATCGCGTCCAACATGCTGGCCAAAGGTATCCATTCCTACGAGCTTGCCGCCGCTTATATACAAGAGCAGGAGAAACTCAACGCCACGCTCGAGCGCCGGCGCCGCGGGGAAGAGACAAGCAGCTCCTCCTATGGAAACAGAAGCAAAACGCAGCCTAAGCGGAAGCCGTCGATGCCCGTCGTGGAAGACAAGGAGCCTGCGAAGGAGCTGTCGACGGAGGAACAGGAACGGCTGCTTGAGTTGGCGAGAAAACTGAAAAGTGACCGTTGA